In a genomic window of Lacrimispora sp. BS-2:
- a CDS encoding S41 family peptidase has protein sequence MESKNKFWKGALVGALLTTLAGLVIVGMSLGIFLIGRAAIDGKDQAAESARAENQEGNLDINRIVAKIQTIQSVIDKYYLFDEDTKNVEDWIYKGMLYGLEDPYTVYYTADEYEKLVEDTAGEYCGIGVMVSQSATTGIITVTKVFEGTPGAEAGMLPGDLIYKVGDQEVTGMDLELVVKDHIKGAEGTSVTVTVLRPDTGAYIDMAMERRQITVPTVEHEMLADNIGYISVSQFDTVTAGQFKNAIDDLEKQGMEKLIVDLRNNPGGVVDAVVSMLDYILPDDLVIEGDPNLVRTKKNKTLLVYMADKYGEGEQYYASDGHKVDVPIAVLVNGQSASASEVFSGALKAYDKAKLVGTKTFGKGIVQTLFPLDHGTAIKMTVAHYYTPSGFDLHGKGLEPDVAVDLKEDLKTKIKIEHSEDNQLAEAIKALNENR, from the coding sequence GTGGAAAGTAAGAATAAATTTTGGAAGGGCGCCCTGGTAGGAGCGCTTCTGACCACATTGGCAGGTCTTGTTATTGTGGGTATGTCTTTGGGAATCTTTCTGATCGGCAGGGCGGCAATTGATGGAAAAGATCAGGCAGCCGAATCTGCCCGGGCGGAGAACCAGGAAGGCAATCTGGATATAAACCGGATCGTAGCCAAAATCCAGACCATTCAGAGCGTGATCGATAAGTATTACCTCTTTGATGAGGATACAAAAAATGTGGAAGACTGGATATACAAGGGAATGCTGTATGGACTTGAGGATCCTTATACGGTTTACTATACGGCAGACGAATATGAGAAGCTGGTAGAGGACACGGCTGGAGAATACTGCGGAATCGGAGTCATGGTCAGCCAGAGCGCGACTACCGGTATCATCACGGTGACCAAGGTCTTCGAGGGAACGCCCGGTGCTGAGGCAGGAATGCTGCCCGGCGACTTAATCTACAAGGTGGGCGATCAGGAAGTGACCGGCATGGATTTAGAGCTGGTGGTAAAGGATCATATCAAAGGGGCGGAAGGAACGTCTGTAACAGTTACGGTCCTTCGTCCGGATACGGGAGCCTATATTGATATGGCAATGGAGCGCCGTCAGATCACGGTTCCTACGGTAGAGCATGAAATGCTGGCAGACAATATCGGATATATATCAGTGAGCCAGTTTGATACGGTAACAGCAGGTCAGTTTAAGAACGCCATTGATGATCTGGAAAAACAGGGTATGGAGAAGCTGATCGTGGATTTGAGAAATAATCCTGGAGGGGTAGTGGATGCAGTGGTTTCCATGCTGGATTACATTCTTCCGGACGATCTGGTAATCGAAGGAGATCCTAATCTGGTAAGGACCAAGAAGAATAAGACGCTTCTGGTTTATATGGCGGATAAATATGGAGAAGGGGAGCAGTATTACGCTTCTGACGGCCATAAGGTAGACGTACCCATAGCTGTATTAGTCAATGGTCAGTCCGCCAGTGCCTCCGAAGTATTTTCAGGAGCGCTAAAGGCCTATGACAAGGCAAAGCTGGTGGGAACAAAGACCTTTGGAAAGGGAATTGTCCAGACACTATTTCCTCTTGACCATGGTACGGCTATTAAGATGACTGTAGCCCATTACTATACTCCAAGCGGCTTTGACCTGCATGGAAAAGGCCTGGAGCCGGATGTTGCAGTTGATTTAAAAGAGGATTTAAAGACTAAGATCAAAATTGAGCATAGCGAAGATAACCAGCTTGCGGAAGCGATAAAAGCATTGAATGAGAACCGTTAG